The following DNA comes from Pseudorasbora parva isolate DD20220531a chromosome 8, ASM2467924v1, whole genome shotgun sequence.
atcaaaatgttatCATTAATTCCTCACACTCATGTCGCTCCAAACCCGTAAAACAGAATACaaattaagacatttttaaaaaaggcagTTAAGACTTCatcaaaaaaaatcttattttgtaTACTGAAGAGAAACGAAGGTCCTATactggtttggaacgacatgagggtgaggaattaatgacagaaatttcatttttgggtgaactaaccctttaagaataaGACTGAAATGTGCATACATGTAATGTCAACATCTAGCGAAGCAATTAAAACAACTACAATATGTTCTTAATTTAACATTTTCACATAAAATTAATCTACTTGTTCCTACTTGTTCCAACAATATTTAGATATGTAAACTTCTTTGttgttttcctttttcttttccttttctcttttctttttgtcCATTGTATTATGACACATTGATTGTGTACTTCTGCTCTAATATGGAAGTTACTCTTGTACAGTAAATGCTATTTGTTGCATTCAATAAAGCATTCAAAAAAGGCAATGAAACAAGGCAAACAGGAACTGAATACATTAATGCAAAGCAAAGGAACAATGGGAACAAAAAATACTTCAAAATAAGAGtcattaaatgcataaaaaagaGCACAAActtaaaatatacataataacaATAGAGCGATAAAAATAGTTCAATAAAGTGTCGAAAGTAAgtaatattatacattttaaacaatgCTGTTAAAACACACAATGTAAACTAAAggctcattttattttattttcctctaGATGTCACAAAAATTTGCTGCAGCACTTTCAAAAGCATCAGCTTTTTAAGATGCATATAGAAATTTGGCTTATCCTTGACGTGATCAacgcaaagttgattctgtgATAAATTATGTGAATTTAAGTAGAAAGGGGAATCTGACTTTTCCAtgtgttgacatgacatggttagaTTCAGATGCTAAATATCATACACTGAGATGGGTGTCCACCTTAGAGGTAATAACCATGTATAATAAAACAGGTTAATTCTTATTCACAGGTGTCAGTCTTAATTTGTATGGGTCCTTTGGTTGGGTGAAGATAAATAGACCTGGAAAAGAGTAATATTCAGACTCAACTCCAGCTCTAATGAAGGGAAGGGAGTGAGGCTAGATCAGATTTAATAGTAGAAATACTAGAAGCATTAAATAGAGTAATTAAAATTGGGAATACAGTGAAGTTGAATTGAAAGTAATGTCTGAAATTGTTGAGTGTAAAACTATTATCCAGCCAGAAACAACAAAACTATGGCAGAAAGAATGGGAAGAGGGAAATAAAggcagacattttttttttactttagccAACAGTGAAATATTCAAAAAATTATAAGATTGGGAAGAAGGGATAGTGTTGTTATTACTAGACTAAGATTGGGGCATTGTGCATTAAAATATATGGGCTGTCAATGGTTGGAAAGCTTCCAAATGGCAGATGCATGCGTGGAGAAGCAGACACTATGTGCCATGTATTAATAGCAAGTTGTTGGAAACTGGAGTTacaaattattcattaaaatatattcttaGTAAAAAGGACTATGAGACAATAAAAGTTGTTCTAATCTTTCTGCATCAAACAGGACTTTATATAAGGATATTTAGTGTAGTTCTTCAGATGAACTGAGGAGGGCAGCAATTGCACCTCTGATGCTTCTAATCTGCTGCAGAaatcagaagaagaagaatggaAGAATGGAAAAATGtttacaaggaaaaaaaaagagaaaggagATTccaagatctttttaatgaatctaCCAATTTTGTGTAGATCTGATCATGGGGTGATCatcaagaagaagaaaaaagattaaaaatgtCATTTGTCAAACACAGAATCATGAACCAGAGCAGAGTTGTCTTTGTCTAACATTAAACACATGACCAATAAGTGTTCACAAGTTGAATGTagatattttgaaatgtctcaTTAATTATTAGAGTAGATGCAACAACAAACATAGACAGTCTACTAAATCAGTCCATGAATAAAGTCATCCGGTAAGGGGGCTTTGTATAAATGTGGTACTGTGAATGGTGTGGAGCGGATACTGAACCCCTGGCTCTGAAGTTTGTGCTTGTCTTTCATCCTGTCTCTGCTTCTGGACTGCTCGAACACAAATAATGCTTAGCACTCCTCCACCCACCTCAAGCAACACTATTCCCATCCAgccagtgatgagcgctgctcCCCATTCCCGTGTTAATAAGACAGCATTCGAATCGGTTAAATGTGTAGTCCAGGAGACCACCACCAGTAAAGGCAGCCCACTTACAACAAATGATGGCCCGGAGGCAGCTTTACACATTATGTTCTTGGGATAGCGTATCCACCCAATAGCGTAAACTGCCACGGCAATAGATCCAATTCCTATAGATGTGATGACGAGGATTTTCCAGGTGGTAAAATGTTCAGTCAGAGACAGCAGAGACTGATAGAAAGTGCAGTGAAGTCTGCCAGTTGTGTGGTGCTGCCAGTTTAACCACACTCCATCCCAGTACAATGGAAGTGTTGTTGTGGTGTTTTCCACCATTCCACTTACTTTCCACATGGGTAGAAATCTTGTAAGGATAGTGCAAAACCAGCCTGCACTAGCCAGTCCGAAACTAGCAAATTCAATCTTTATATCCATGTCTGTGTTTATTCAGGACCGTGGAGCAGAACTCTTTTCCATAGCACGGAAACCAGCTGTACTGCATTCCAGCTGTGGGCGGAGAGACTCTCTGTGGTTGAAATGTGGAGGATCCTTTTGTGTTTTTGCCATGGTTTCATAACAAATCCCTCTGTTTTCTCACACGATGAGACATGAATAGGGAGCTGTGGAGTGCTTGCACCTAAATGGTTTAATTCTCTAGAGCAAAAACTTAAGAGAGACTTGTAGAAACGTATTGCCTGGATTTGTGTTGCTGATTGTTTTGCAGGAAACTCCATTCATGCCAgaggttaataaatgttttagttaAAACACTTTTATGGGGAAATGTTGTCCATGAAAAAAGTCTGTGGTGTTCGGTAGCAAACAAAACAGTTGGCAATATATCTGGAACAAGTTACAAATCAGCTGATTCACTTCACACATGCTCAGTTTAGTCCTTATGTGATATTGGCATTCCTACTTCCCAGTTCTGACGTCCTTATTTGGAGCTCATCGTATTCAAATTTTGAGTCATTACATTATGTATAATTTTTTAACTAGGAAACAAGTATCTTTAGGCTTATTCGGATAGGAAATAAAGCCATGTGGCAGACAAAGCTGATTTTAGATGGGGAAATTAATTTTGAGGTAAGaaagtaactttttttatttttacttaatttattttttttgacgTCAATGCCTGCTTTAAACTCATTTaagttaaattatttttttctttgtgtgtctgtgtagatATTTGTTTTGTCTTAATGTAGCACAGAAAGCGTTTGGGAAAACTTTAATAACTCTTTTGGACATGCATGATAACATGCACACACGTGGTCAGCATTcactctcttctctcttcttcgCACACGTATCTAACTCAAGAAGCTTGAGGTCCATCTTGTGGTGCATTAATGTAAAGACATCTCATTTACAAGCTGTAAGTGCTAATGTTTTGGCTGTTAGCTGTAAGTTGACTTTGGGTTAGTTGTAACAATAAGACTCTCAGTGAAACATGTTACAATCCAAACACATTGTTTGTTGTATTTATGCTTTCTTCAGATTTCAGTATGCTTAGGTCTTGGAGGAGAAAGACAAACTGAGGGGTGTTTCTCAGCATTTTGATGCATCAGATTACGTAAAAGAGAGTCTGTAAGACCTGTGGCAAAATTGTCTGTCATTTGCCATGTTCAGATTCTGTAAAAAGAGGAAAGTGTTGGAAgagaagaaaaaagagaaagaagcCAGAGGTAAGTAGgagaacattataaatgtatagtGGTGCTAATGTAACATAAAGGTAGATTAATGGGGGAAATGTAACATACATGTAGATTGATAGGTAGAATGTAGCATACATGTAGATTGATGGGGGAAATATTGAAGCTGATTTAACACATTGACATTTTTTGCCAATTAATATGACATGCTCACACAGACATGCAAAGTTTGAGATACACTTTATTTCAATAGAATAATTCATAAAATAATGTTCATTACACTTAATTTTAATGTTGTCAATTGTTTATTATACTGATACTGAAAAATAGAGCATTACAGACAATTTACAGCCCAGTGGTCAGAGTGACCACTTTTTGTGAATTTCACAAAATTTTAGTTTTTTCTGAATCTGTAAAATACAACAGTGATTCTAACTAACACATTTTTGTTAActttccttaaagggatagttcaccccccccccccccccaaaaaaaaaaaaaaattctgtcatcattactcacccttaagtttctttgttctgctgaacacaaaggaatatattttgaagaatgtttggtaacactttacaatacaggtgcactaatatgcattaattcatgcttaaataatgcacagataatcatgagttaaaggtcccattctttgcaattccatctttcaaactttaattagtgtgtaatgttgctgtaagagcataaataatacctgtaaaattataaagctcaaagttcaatgccaagcgagatattttatttaacagaagttccctttcaaagcctacagtgaacggccggtttggactacacccctgcacttcctgctttaatgacgcaactaaaaccgtttgttgacgaaccctccgcccacaagaacacgcaaaatagggggcatTATCCTTTTGCTCTCACAGGTCGAGAATAAGAAGcattgtttttgtagagtgtgtttgtcaccatgccattgaaacgctgctattttcatcccggagtatattcccacggacgctgtacgtagagatcaatggctacagtttatagttaactcggttccggaaaattataatcacaatttaaaactatgtgcagcacattttgctgaagACTGCTTCCTctatctcaatcagtttaatgccggatttgcagaaagattattcttaaaagatgacgcagttccctctttgtctggagaaggcctTGTTTATGGtgcacaaccggtaagtgtattttattatttaagtcgttccgtttaacagtttatgtaactcatgacacaaagtgcaacgctgtttagctttgctaactaacgttagatggtaattgaaactaatctgAAAAatttagcatataaaagtgtagtaattcattcagacaccatcgattgttggtgtttgtaatgatcagtttaaactactgaatagacagcttaccattctgaaacatccagcaaaagtctttcctgagcaggttgtaatcgatcctcttcgatattctccgggtctgattccggctcaaattgataaggcaatatagacattgagcgcgcgtatctACGCGTTATGGTAAGAGCCGGGACCTTTCGGGcaacgtgcgctaagctgctgtcacagcgcgggaagcgctggcctaatcagaactcgttatgtatttctaaaggagggacttcagagaacaaggaaatcatcaggccgtttttaggacagaggaaacagcgctgtacagataagtaaattgtgtgaaaaatactgtttttttacacgcgaaacatgaactcatgttatattgcacactgtaaacataatcaaagcttcgaaaacacacgaagaaccAGAcctttaatgtattactaatggtgaactaacctatttattaatgattactgcatcagcaactaatgaagattataCATGaataatagattaagtaatcattaaattgttattagttacactctaaaaaatgctgggttaaaaaacaacccaagttgggttgaaaatggacaaacccagaaattgtgttgtttgaacccagtgaatggacccattcaaacaacccaatttctgggtttgtccgttttcaacccaacttgggttgttttaacccagcattttttagagtgtaaatgtgtcataatgtattaattcattaataacatattatattaactaataatttaaattgaCGTGTTAATTACCTCAAGGGGTCAAAGCCATTCATTTCAACTTCcattgtaatgttgctgttagagcataaatatacctgtaaaattataaagctcattgttcaatgccaagcgagatattttatttaacagaagttccctttcaaagcctacagcgagcggccggtttggactacagcaggaagtcttgttgctctcccacgtggagaagagcacgcattaagtgcttgcatctccccgttatggtaagaggcgggacctttccgggcaaagagcgctaagctgctgtccaatcacaacacaggaagcgctggcccaatcagaactcgttacgtgtttctgaaggagggacttcatagaacaaggaaatcatcaggccgtttttaggacagagaaaacagcggtatAGCCTATACAGAAGTAAATTGTATGaaaaatagtgtttttttacacgcgaaacatgaactcatgctATATTGCctactgtaaacataatcaaaggttcaaaaacacatgaaaaacggcacctttaattaatcattagctaatgatttataaaggtatcattatgttatgactttgcTTGTTGGGGTACATGACtgttaactaattcaaaattaattcaaaacccataaccacaattacatattacttaatcaattagttaatagtcatgtgccctgACAAGTAAAGTTATagcataatgatacctttataaatcattagctaatgattaattaaagcagacaactggaagttgaaatgcatggctttgaccccttgtggtaattaacacgttaatttaatttttttgttaatataatACACTGTAAGCAATTGCTGTAAATTTACAGCCAATTTTCAACACTAAAATGCTGTTTTCTTGTTAAACAGTTTAATACTGTAGTTAGCAATGCATTGTGGGCTGCTTAATTTGGAGGAACAGGAAAGAGGCCCTAAACAGTATGCTAATGTTTTAAATTACAGTACACGACAGTATTTTTTTGGAAACTGAGTGTTGACTGTGGAGTTTGGAGTACGTTCAGAAGTTTGATACAACAAATCGAGGCTACTGCTTTTGGACAATTTTCTTTAATAAAACCTAGAAATAATTTGCCATTAACTCCTGGGGAGACTTCAGGAAACGTTATTTGGATAGGAGATTTTCCAGAAGAGGACACACAGTTTAGAGAACGTGCTGCATATCATCGAGTGTTCTTCATCAACCTCTATCGGGTCTTGCATCTACAAAATAAACGGTAATTGAAATCTTTTTCATTTCGCAAATAATTTTTGATATCAAACTGATGCTCAGGAGCTTATCTTGCTTGGTATTTGAACATTTCATTTAACAGTGAGGCTCAGATTTGAATAGCCAAAACAATATTACTTttgggtgtttttttgtttaaatttggtAACATTTGCAGTAGAACTCCCCCaacacctgtaaaaaattaaattgctaCCCATAATTTTTTGATTGCCAAATCTATTTAGCAGTTTAACTGTAGGTACTTAGCCTACCTCATTCGCCTGTAGGTTGCTCTCAACTAATGTTTActaattattgaccttttaTAATTTTTCTTCTTAAAAATCTTACCATGGTAAGAATAATGTATTTGTTCCCTACAGGTGTCTGCTACTTCAGCTGACATTGAGACAATTTAGTCTTCCTGCAAGTCCTAGTCTGATACTGCCTAGTATATTTCATTTAGATTCATTGATAGACACATTGTATATCATTTACACAAGGTAATATGTATGCTTTGACTTGAAGTTTCAGGTGCAACTGGGCAAGTCCGGTCATCTTTGAGGACCGTGTAATCTCTTAGGGCATCACACCAACATTTGCAATGGGGCTTGCTGCTGTATTTGCAACTACATTCAACCTTCAGTTTCAAGATGAGGGACCCTGCACTCTGGAATTCATTTAGAGGTAAAAATTCTTCATTACTTGTCATCATTATggatatatacaattaaattaatttgtttgtatttttttccgCATAAAATGGTATTAGTACTGTACATTTCAAGCCCGACACATGGTATTTTGCTTGACTATACAGGCTTTATAtactaaattgtaataattaaaaatatatatgtatgtatataatttttttaactaaatatccaaataaatgtaattactaaactaaattaactattataaactaaattactgatctgcccacattgtcgctatatgatatttgaaatgagctgatgacatcactttttttctccagagtggctgtacagccaaatcaagttctgttgcattattttcatgtttaacactgtgtaACTGCTTTGAAAAAATCTGCATTGGAAAAagtgctatagaaataaagttgacttgactttaaTATAATCATTCACATTGTCACTTTTATATGTCATTCAAGTCCACTCTatttgtgcaatgaagaaagacaaaaaacaaaacaatttattGCATTTAACTGAAAGCATGTTGTTGCAACACTCTGATCTTAGACTATTTTgatttcaggtgctttgttggtATAAATCCAGAGAAAGGGACGAAGGCCAAAAGGGGCAAGGTTGTCTCCAAGAAGAACGGTATGATCGTCCAGAAGAAGTCTTTTGAGACGTCGCCATGCTACTGAAGAATCTCCTTGACTTTCAATGGAACTTTGATATAAATCGGTGAGCTCTTTAATCTCGCTCTCTTTGTTTTGACAGTCTGGCATTACCAAATTAAACCACAAGAGAACTGGTATTATTAACTTTTGTAAGCATTAGCTTGGAGTGTATACTGTACGTTCGTGattttacagtttatttattattatgattgtttgttgttgtttgacaGTGACAACACTGGAATAATACTGCAGAGAGGAACAGCGGCTACCAGAGTGATGGACATCTCTCCTGGATCCATATAAACTAAGATGTAAATACACAAGCTACCTCAAATGACTATTTTAAGCAGTAAAAATACAAGCCTACCTCACAGGACAATTTAAAGAGTaacctgaaatgaaataaaccctaaaatgttttaattgatgCATATTATTGATGCCTACTGTCAAAATGTTGTACTGTACTTTGTAGGTCTTCAAACTTATGTGTTAAATTAAACTAGGTTTTATTTAACTAGGTTTTTTCCTTCATGTTTGGTAAGGGTTAGGGGCAGTCTCTGAGCAATTTaagaatttaaagggttagttcacacaaaaatgaaaattagcccatgatttcctaccctcaagtcatcctatgtgtatatgacattattctttcagacgaatacagtcagagttatattaataaatgtcctagctcttccaagctttataacggcagtgattgttgttctgtttttttaagtccataaaagtgcacatacatcatataactgctccacacggctccggcgGGTTAAAAAGGGCCTTCTTAAGTGAATTAttgcgtttgtgtcagaaaaatgtccatatttaaaattgtataaaGTAAATTATCCAGCTTCAGGCTAATCACCGTTCTTATTCAGCTTATGAAAAAAGTGTagcgcctctcgcagttcaaaacgctTGCGCTTCGTCTGACATTGCACACCAGTTACGCACGTCAGACGtagtgtaagcattttgaaataaaaagaagaatctaaaagaagaatgtcatactgACTTGAAGgttagtaaatcatgggctgggtgaactaactcttcaAGTTTATTGCCATAGTCTAAAACAGATACTACTAGGCTCTTTTTGCTACTAGAAATCTCGTAGAAATGCCCAACaggattttgttttattttatttttttccattttttgtaTTCATGCTAAAATTGACATTGCTCTTTGGAATAGTATTTGATTTTGAAGTTATTgcttattttccataatattCACAATAATGCATATCTTAAGCAATTGCCTATAGCCCTGAGAATACTGAagttaattgcaattaatattGATTGCAATGAAGACTGATATTTTAGGAAACTGCTAAATTTATTGTGTTtctaatacagtaaaaaataaaaaacttatttaaaaaatgcaacatatttctgtgattatttgaaaattataatatatttatatattgaaaATATACTGTTTAGGTTGTTACTTTAATTCTCACAGTTTACTGTATTAGACTGTGAAATCATTTAACAGTGTGACTACAGACATATACAGCATTTCTGGTTTACAGACTACTactgtaaagtcattttacatatgaataccgtaaaaataacggtatactgctggcgtctctgctgccagctctttactgtaaattataaaaatacagaaatataccGTTTTTCTAGTTTACAGACTACTACCGTAAAATCATTTTACATATGAATACCGTAAAAATAACGGTATACTGCTGGCGTCTCTGCTGCCAGctctttactgtaaattataaaaatacagaaatataccGTTTTTCTAGTTTACAGACTACTACCGTAAAATCATTTTACATCTGAATACCGTAAAAATAACGGTATACTGCTGGCGTCTCTGCTGCCAGctctttactgttattttacagggaaattttttacagtgtatgttattaaggaattaatacattatgacatatttaactaataacaatttaatgattacttttAGTCATGTAtgatcttcattagttgcttcATTAgttgcagtaatcattaataaataggttagttcaccattagtaatacattaactcatgataatctgtgcattaattaagcatttgttaaaggtagggtaggtaagaattggttaaaaacttttttccaaatttgtttaaactctctttatatatcaatacataattaaaatgtaagtacgatctgaaaaagaaagtataaaaattgagtgtctgcAGACCTCTcacaactgttttaaagacagctcattatttccattcactccaccttctccattctgggctctttccaaagccacgcccccaaaatacatgaacgcggTACACCGACCGCTCAGCTGGTGACCGCTAATCATTTAATGACCGCTAATcattaaatgatgacagaattttagtttttgggtgaactatccctttaatgtctaACTTAATTTGAAAAATCTGGTAATCTGCACTATTCACATACTATGCCTTGTTTCCTCAGAAAACCAAAGTAAATATGAATTGATTGGTTTGAGtgccttatttatttatttatttatttatttatttatttatttatttatttatttatttatttatttatttatttatttatttgcaggGACAGtgcatattaataaacatttctgtcaatatgccAGAGTTAGCTCAAAAGGCTATTTTTCACCTGTTGTCACCTGTAGTTCTTCACCTGTAGTCCAAAATTtgtcaagcaaaaaaaaaaaaaaaataataataataattttgcgggacaattctgacttttcacTCATATCCCGCAATTGTGCAGTTATTTTTCTCTGTTTGCATTCACTGATTTCCCATATAACATAACATGTTTATGTCAAATAATgatcttttaaaaaatgtattgctaACACTCATCTCAACACCTTATGAAACTTAAATGGGTGGTGGTATTTGTATCAATATCTTGCAGTTGGTCatgcttgagtcacacacagactACAACATTCAGCATCAAAACACTACAATGGTAACAACtaaattttatttaaagtaaattaaCAAGTACTACAGAACTACAACTCTTGTGTAAGTGAACTATACTAACTATGCATTTGTTAGCACAACATActatcactattttcacttattaaggcaatcggtttgcatgctttttttaaGTAAGTGTAACTAATTCGATATTACAGTGCAGAATGTGAAACCTGAGCACAAActcacgtgcacacacacacacacacacacacacacacacacacacacacacacacacacacacacacacacacacacacacacacacacacacacacacacacacacacacacacacacacacacacacacacacacaaacacacacacacacacacacacacacacacacacacacacacacgcacacacgcaccacacacacacacaaagacaaacACTGGGGACATTCTGAACTGTTGTGTCAtctaggcctggtttcacagacaggactTAGATGAAGCCAGGCTTAGGCTTTTGTTCAGTTAGGACATttatatatttgcatttatatttatattgttcagttaagtaacatttataaacatgccttagaaGAAATAAAAACATACTGGTGTGCATACTGGTggcttgagacaaaacaatagcactgacatattttgagaaatgtcagtgcaagttgctttcagttaaaaactgctcaaacatgcattttagtctgggactagtttaagccttgtctgtgaaaccgggggagaaggttttacattttaaattttaaatttaatttaaagaagATCAAATACATGAACATCAAAAAGGttaattcctttttttttctgat
Coding sequences within:
- the LOC137085000 gene encoding claudin-4-like encodes the protein MDIKIEFASFGLASAGWFCTILTRFLPMWKVSGMVENTTTTLPLYWDGVWLNWQHHTTGRLHCTFYQSLLSLTEHFTTWKILVITSIGIGSIAVAVYAIGWIRYPKNIMCKAASGPSFVVSGLPLLVVVSWTTHLTDSNAVLLTREWGAALITGWMGIVLLEVGGGVLSIICVRAVQKQRQDERQAQTSEPGVQYPLHTIHSTTFIQSPLTG